ATTTTGGAAAAGGCTATTCTTCTATCAACTATTTAAAAACCCTTCCGGTTGATTATATAAAAATAGATAGAGATTTTGTCATAGATATCTTTAAAGATAAAAATAGAGAGATAGTAAAGATGATTATACAAACTTCCAAGATTTTCGGCCTAAAAACTGTTGCTGAGGGAATAGAAAAGGAAGAGACTTTAGGGTATTTAAAAGATATAGGGTGTGATTTGTACCAAGGGTTCTATTTTAGCAGACCGCTTTCACCTTCCCAAATAAAAAAGTTTTTACGATAGAGGAGAGACCTCTAAAATAGTTGATAGCCTAGAAGGAAAGAGACTATCTTAGCCGAAGTCTCGTCACTTAGCTTTTCTAAAAATTTTTCAAATCTATCTTCTTTTTTCCAGATAGGTTTTGTTACACCACTTAAAGCTTCCACCTCTTTTTTAGCTTCGTAAAAAGTTCCAACTTTATCTATTAGTCCTACATCTTTTGCCTGTCTTGCGGTAAAGATATGCGCTTCGGCAAATTTATCCTTATTTTTTATATCAAGTTTTCTTGCATTTGCAACATCTTTTACGAACATATCGTATGTATCGTAGATAACCTTTTTTATCTCCTCTTTTTCAAAATCTCTCCATTCTCTAAAAGGAGTTCCTGCTTCTTTATATTTTCCGGCTTTAACAATCTGAGGTTCTATACCTATTTTATCTATCAATTTTTTTATATTTGCACTCTCAAATATTACGCCGATGGAGCCTATCACGCTTCCAGGGTTAGCTATAATTTTATCGGCCCATATAGATGCGTAGTAACTTCCACTTGCCATAGTTCCTGCAGCGTATGCCACAACCGGTTTTTCCTCTTTTAGTTTTTTAATTGCCATAGATATCTCTATTGATGGTGCTACAGCTCCTCCAGGAGAGTTTACTACAAATAAAACCCCTTTGATATTGGGCTTTTGAGCCTCTTCGATCTTATTTAAAACTTCTTTGGCATCCAATATTGCTCCAAAGAGCTCTATTTTCATAAGATTTGGTTTTTGCAAAGTCTGCTCTTTTGAAGAAGCCACGAGTATTAGAATAAGCAGTAAAAAAATTAAAGATTTAAAATATCTTTGTATAAAGTCAAGAGTAGCAGTTATCGGACTAAAAAGCTTTTTAAAAAAATCACTCATAAGATTCTCCTCCTATAAAAACTTTATCTGGTTTTTGAGTATGTAACAATATATGTAGCGGTATCTGATCTATAGTGTCTAAATCTTTTGGTAGTTTAACTACTTGCAAATCAGCCAGTTTTCCTATTTCGACCTCTCCCGTATCGATTTTTAGAGCTTTTGCTGCATTTATGGTAGCTGCTCTTATCAGATCAAAAGATAGAGTGACAGGATCTATGTGATAATGAACAAATAGTGCCGCTTTTAATTCTTCATAAATATTTAATGAGTAGTTTGAGCTTAGTCCATCTGTTGCCACAGCAAGATTAATTCCTAAATATTTTGTCTTTCCAAGATCCACAGCTCCGTTTCCAAGCAGTCTGTTTGAAACCGGACAGTGTACGATAGTGTGTTTCTCTTTTCCTATAATCTCTAGCTCTTTTTCATTTGCCCAGACACAATGAACGAACAAAGAGGGTGTTCCTTCAAACAATGTAAGAAAATCTTTCGCTCTATTTGCCGGGATAGATTGATTTAAAAACTCTTCAAAAAAGGGCTTAAAATCTCCAACCCCTTTATCGAGCCACTCTCTTTCGGCACGACTCTCCATAAAATGGGTAGAGATTAAGAGTCCGTTTTCTTTTGCAAAATCTATCGCTTTTTTAGCTAAAACTCTATGAACGGAGTAGGGTGAATGGATAGCTATCGCTGGTATAAATTTCTTATCTGCATACTCTTTTGATTCTTTGACTCTTTGTAAAAAATCGTTATATAAAACATCGGCAGCCGCGGGATTAGAACCTATAACTTCGTTAAAATATACCACTCTTTGCGGTGCATTTACGCATGGTATCATATCGTATCCGTAGCTGCTAATGGCGCCAAAAGTTGTGGTACCGCTTTTTAACATATTTTTAATAGCCTTTTGGATACATTTTCGATCGCAATTTGGAACTAGTTCTTCTCTCTTTTTTATGACGCTGTTTAACCAGATAAGAAAATTCCCGTAAGCAAGAGCGGCTCTATTTGCGCTAAACTCTAAATGGACGTGGGTATTGATAAATCCCGGAAGAAGACAGCTATTTTTTTCATACTCAAATATTGTAGCGCTTGGATACTTTTTTTTTAGAGTTTCAAGATCTTCTATATCTACTACTCTTTCCTTAAAGGCTACGGCTTTGCCTGAGACTATTTTGTGTGGAGTCAAGATAAAATCTGTTTTTACTATTTTCAATATCTTCTCCTGCTGTTTGCTTTGTAGTAAATTATATCTTAATAGATATACTCTATACAACTTAAATATCGCTATTTGGCAGACTAAAAAAAGATTATGCTAAAAGTTGATATAATCATACCTTAAAAATCACAGAAAAAAGGAAAAAATATGAAAGTAGTGGTTATACAGGGTCCAAACTTAAATATGTTGGGGCTAAGAGAACAAAATATCTACGGTCCTATGAAACTAGAAGATATACATGCCCAGATGAGAGCTTTTGCCGAGCAAAACGGTATGGAGATAGAGTTTTTCCAAAGCAACCTTGAAGGAGAGATAGTCGATAAGATCCAAGAGTGCTTAGGTGACGCCAACGGGATTATCATCAACCCTGCCGCATATACACACACTTCAATTGCTATAAGAGACGCCATTGCAGCGGTACAGTTGCCTACTATAGAGGTACATATCTCAAACATATACAGACGAGAAGAGTTTAGACAAAAATCATTGATTGCTCCTGTATGCGCCGGACAAATAAGCGGTTTTGGACCTTTTAGCTACCATCTAGCCATGGTTGCTATGCTACAAATTTTCAATGAGATGAAAGCGCTTCAAGAGGCGCAAAAACAGCAACAAGCATAAAAGATACCCCTAGGGGAGGGAGATGGAAAATTATATTTTAAAAGATGAAAACGCCGTATATTACGATTGTGGTTACTCTTGCGATAATGAAATATTTTTGAAAGTAGGGGATGAAACCTACTTTTTTACTGACGCTAGATATAGCCAAGATGCAAAAGAGAATATAAAAGAAGCGTATGTTGTTGAGACTCGCTCACTCCTAAAAAGCGTAAGAGAGGTACTTAGAAAAAAAAGAGTCAAGAAGCTTGTTTACGATCCTAAAGATTTTACAGTTGCACAATTTGAAGAACTGAAAAAAAGCGGGGTATATCTCATACCAAAACCTATGTTTTCTTGGAAAAAAAGAGCTATAAAAAGTGATGAAGAGATAGAGCTTATAAAAAAAAGCGCTCAAATAAACAAAAAAGCTTTCGATAAGTTTGCCTCTTTTTTGGATAGAGAGGGGAGAAATAGGAGTGAGAAATTTTTACAATTTAACTCAAAAATCATCTTAAGCGATTTTGGCGAAAGAGATCTTAGTTTTGAGCCGATATTTGCGATAAATGAAAATGCGGCAAAACCTCATGCCCATCCAACCCCTAAAGTTTTAAAAAATGGAGATTTGATACTTTTTGACGCTGGAGTAAAATATAAAAGATACTGCTCTGATAGAACGAGAACTTCTCTTATTAGCGATGGATTAACATTTGAGTATAAGCAGAGTTTTAATAACTCAAATATACAAAAAGCATACGATCTAGTTTTAAAGGCGCACGATGAAGCGATAAAAAGGGCTAGAAGTGGGATGAGAGCCAGAGAGATAGATAAAATAGCAAGAGATGTGATAGAAAAAGGGGGTTTTGGAGAGTTTTTCGTACACTCAACCGGACACGGCGTAGGACTTGATATCCATGAAATGCCTTTTATCTCCTCAAAAAGCGAGACTATAATCGAAGATAATATGGTTTTTACTATAGAGCCCGGTATATATATACCAGGAGAGTTTGGTATAAGAATCGAAGATATGGTGGTGATGAGAGGTGGTAGAGCCGAAATTATTTGATATAGATTTTGAGACTTGTTTTTGTGAGTTTCTTTTAGGTTTATATGATTTTAGGAGTCTGTTTGAGAAGAAAAATAGGTAAAAATTTAGAGCTATTTTATATAGACAGCTTTCCCTTTGTTAACCCTAAGCCTAAAAAACTACCCCATAGAGTTACTCTAGGAATTGGTGGTAACGTTGGAGATGTTAGAAGAAGATTTAAAAAGCTATTTTTTATGTTAAAAAATAACCGTAAAATCTCTATAGTATCTACCTCTCCTCTATTGAAAAACCCTCCATTTGGATATGAAGATCAGCCATATTTTTTTAATGCCATTATTCATCTTTATACTAAGATGAATCCGGAGAATTTTTTAGATTT
This Nitrosophilus labii DNA region includes the following protein-coding sequences:
- the sppA gene encoding signal peptide peptidase SppA gives rise to the protein MSDFFKKLFSPITATLDFIQRYFKSLIFLLLILILVASSKEQTLQKPNLMKIELFGAILDAKEVLNKIEEAQKPNIKGVLFVVNSPGGAVAPSIEISMAIKKLKEEKPVVAYAAGTMASGSYYASIWADKIIANPGSVIGSIGVIFESANIKKLIDKIGIEPQIVKAGKYKEAGTPFREWRDFEKEEIKKVIYDTYDMFVKDVANARKLDIKNKDKFAEAHIFTARQAKDVGLIDKVGTFYEAKKEVEALSGVTKPIWKKEDRFEKFLEKLSDETSAKIVSFLLGYQLF
- the mqnF gene encoding aminofutalosine deaminase family hydrolase, which gives rise to MKIVKTDFILTPHKIVSGKAVAFKERVVDIEDLETLKKKYPSATIFEYEKNSCLLPGFINTHVHLEFSANRAALAYGNFLIWLNSVIKKREELVPNCDRKCIQKAIKNMLKSGTTTFGAISSYGYDMIPCVNAPQRVVYFNEVIGSNPAAADVLYNDFLQRVKESKEYADKKFIPAIAIHSPYSVHRVLAKKAIDFAKENGLLISTHFMESRAEREWLDKGVGDFKPFFEEFLNQSIPANRAKDFLTLFEGTPSLFVHCVWANEKELEIIGKEKHTIVHCPVSNRLLGNGAVDLGKTKYLGINLAVATDGLSSNYSLNIYEELKAALFVHYHIDPVTLSFDLIRAATINAAKALKIDTGEVEIGKLADLQVVKLPKDLDTIDQIPLHILLHTQKPDKVFIGGESYE
- the aroQ gene encoding type II 3-dehydroquinate dehydratase; its protein translation is MKVVVIQGPNLNMLGLREQNIYGPMKLEDIHAQMRAFAEQNGMEIEFFQSNLEGEIVDKIQECLGDANGIIINPAAYTHTSIAIRDAIAAVQLPTIEVHISNIYRREEFRQKSLIAPVCAGQISGFGPFSYHLAMVAMLQIFNEMKALQEAQKQQQA
- a CDS encoding aminopeptidase P family protein, translating into MENYILKDENAVYYDCGYSCDNEIFLKVGDETYFFTDARYSQDAKENIKEAYVVETRSLLKSVREVLRKKRVKKLVYDPKDFTVAQFEELKKSGVYLIPKPMFSWKKRAIKSDEEIELIKKSAQINKKAFDKFASFLDREGRNRSEKFLQFNSKIILSDFGERDLSFEPIFAINENAAKPHAHPTPKVLKNGDLILFDAGVKYKRYCSDRTRTSLISDGLTFEYKQSFNNSNIQKAYDLVLKAHDEAIKRARSGMRAREIDKIARDVIEKGGFGEFFVHSTGHGVGLDIHEMPFISSKSETIIEDNMVFTIEPGIYIPGEFGIRIEDMVVMRGGRAEII
- the folK gene encoding 2-amino-4-hydroxy-6-hydroxymethyldihydropteridine diphosphokinase, which encodes MRRKIGKNLELFYIDSFPFVNPKPKKLPHRVTLGIGGNVGDVRRRFKKLFFMLKNNRKISIVSTSPLLKNPPFGYEDQPYFFNAIIHLYTKMNPENFLDFCLKTEKRFKRVRSFKNAPRTLDMDIIFFDNKKIEKDNLKIPHPKWKERDSVVIPLILMGDDF